A genome region from Solanum pennellii chromosome 12, SPENNV200 includes the following:
- the LOC107005974 gene encoding CCR4-NOT transcription complex subunit 9-like codes for MSFVHDIYLTVHISAGRRTNFSIGRRSHRKKMQSAEQLVLELSNPDLRENALLELSKKRELFQDLAPLLWNSFGTVAALLQEIVSIYPVLSPPNLTPAQSNRVCNALALLQCVASHPDTRMLFLNAHIPLYLYPFLNTTSKSRPFEYLRLTSLGVIGALVKVDDTEVISFLLSTEIIPLCLRTMEMGSELSKTVATFIVQKILLDDVGLDYICTTAERFFAVGRVLGNMVGALAEQPSSRLLKHIIRCYLRLSDNPRACDALRNGLPDMLRDNTFSTCLRDDPTTRRWLQQLINNVNGARVALQAGGFDHMLMN; via the exons ATGTCTTTTGTGCATGAT ATATATCTTACAGTACATATATCTGCTGGTCGGAGAACCAATTTCAGTATTGGGAGGAGGAGTCACCGGAAAAAAATGCAGTCAGCAGAGCAGCTTGTGCTTGAACTAAGCAATCCCGATCTTAGAGAAAAtgctcttcttgaactctctaAG AAGAGGGAATTATTCCAGGATTTAGCACCATTACTATGGAACTCATTTGGTACAGTTGCTGCGCTCTTACAG GAGATAGTTTCCATCTACCCTGTTTTATCACCGCCAAACTTGACTCCAGCACAATCGAACAGAGTTTGCAATGCTTTAGCACTTCTTCAG TGTGTAGCCTCTCACCCTGACACGAGAATGTTGTTTCTGAATG CACATATTCCATTGTACTTGTACCCTTTTCTGAATACAACAAGCAAATCAAGACCTTTTGAATATCTGAGGCTTACTAGCTTAGGTGTCATTGGTGCCCTTGTGAAG GTTGATGATACTGAAGTTATCAGTTTTCTACTATCAACTGAAATAATTCCCCTATGCCTGCGCACAATGGAGATGGGCAGTGAACTGTCAAAAACG GTTGCAACTTTCATTGTGCAAAAAATACTTCTAGATGATGTTGGTTTGGATTACATATGTACCACAGCAGAAAGATTTTTTGCAGTTGGGCGAGTATTGGGGAATATGGTTGGTGCACTTGCTGAACAGCCTTCGTCAAGGTTACTGAAGCACATAATTAGGTGCTATCTTCGCTTGTCGGACAATCCAAG GGCATGTGATGCACTAAGAAATGGTCTCCCTGATATGCTTAGAGACAACACCTTCAGTACCTGTCTTCGT GACGACCCTACAACTAGGAGGTGGCTACAACAATTGATTAACAATGTTAATGGTGCCCGTGTTGCTCTACAGGCAGGTGGATTTGATCATATGCTGATGAACTAA